GCCGCAGCGTCCCGCTGCCGGTGGTCCCGGTCCCCGTCCCGGTGGCGGCCCCGGTGGCCGTGGTCCCGGTGCGGGCGGTCCGCGTCCCGGTGGCGCAGGTCGTCCCGCGGGCGGCGGCTTCGCCGGCCGTCCGGCCGGTCCGGGCTCGCGTCCCGGTGGCGGTGGCGGCTTCGGCGGCCCGCGTCCCGGTGGCGGCGGCTTCGGCGGCGGTCCGGCCGGTGCCGGTGGCGGCGGTCGTCCCGGCTTCGGTGGTCGTCCCGGTGGTCCCGGTGCCCGTGGTGGCACGCAGGGTGCCTTCGGCCGTCCCGGTGGTCCGGCCCGTCGTGGTCGCAAGTCCAAGCGTCAGAGGCGCCAGGAGTACGAGGCCATGCAGGCCCCGTCCGTCGGCGGCGTGATGCTGCCGCGCGGTGGCGGCGAGACCGTGCGCCTGTCGCGCGGTGCCTCCCTCACCGACTTCGCGGAGAAGATCAACGCCAACCCGGCGTCGCTCGTCGCCGTGATGATGAACCTCGGCGAGATGGTCACTGCCACGCAGTCCGTCTCCGACGAGACGCTCGAGATGCTGGCCGGCGAGATGAACTACGTCGTCCAGATCGTCAGCCCGGAGGAAGAGGACCGCGAGCTCCTCGAGGGCTTCGACATCGAGTTCGGCGAGGACGAGGGCGGCGAGGAATACCTCATGCCGCGTCCGCCGGTCGTGACCGTCATGGGTCACGTCGACCACGGTAAGACCCGACTGCTCGACGCCATCCGCAAGACGAACGTCGTTGCGGGCGAGGCCGGTGGCATCACGCAGCACATCGGTGCGTACCAGGTCTCCACCGAGGTCAACGACGAAGAGCGTCGCATCACCTTCATCGACACCCCGGGTCACGAGGCGTTCACCGCCATGCGTGCCCGTGGTGCCAAGTCGACCGACATCGCGATCCTCGTGGTCGCGGCCAACGACGGCGTCATGCCGCAGACGATCGAGGCGCTCAACCACGCCAAGGCCGCCGGCGTCCCGATCGTCGTCGCGGTCAACAAGATCGACGTCGAAGGTGCCGACCCGGTCAAGGTGCGCGGTCAGCTCACCGAGTTCGGTCTGGTCGCCGAGGAGTACGGCGGCGACACGATGTTCGTCGACATCTCCGCCAAGCAGGGTCTGCACATCGACTCCCTGCTCGAGGCCGTCGTCCTCACCGCCGACGCCTCGCTCGACCTCCGCGCCAACCCGGAGCAGGACGCTCAGGGTATTGCGATCGAGTCCCACCTCGACCGCGGCCGCGGTGCCGTCGCCACCGTCCTCGTCCAGCGCGGTACCCTCCGCGTCGGCGACACGATGGTCGTGGGCGACGCCTACGGCCGAGTGCGCGCCATGCTCGACGACAAGGGCAACAACGTCGAGGAAGCGGGTCCGTCGACCCCCGTCCTGGTCCTGGGTCTCACCAACGTCCCCGGCGCCGGCGACAACTTCCTCGTCGTGGACGAGGACCGTACGGCCCGTCAGATCGCCGAGAAGCGTGCTGCGCGAGAGCGCAACGCCAACTTCGCCAAGCGCGTCCGTCGCGTGTCCCTCGAGGACCTCGACTCCGTGCTCAAGGCCGGTCTGGTCCAGGAACTCAACCTCATCATCAAGGGCGACGCGTCCGGTGCGGTCGAGGCTCTCGAGTCCTCGCTGCTCCAGCTCGACGTCGGTGAAGAGGTCGACATCCGGGTCCTGCACCGCGGTGTGGGTGCGGTCACCGAGTCCGACATCTCGCTGGCGATGGGCTCCGACGCCATCGTCATCGGTTACAACGTCCGTGCGGCCGGCCGTGCCGCGCAGATGGCGGACCGCGAGGGCGTCGACGTCCGCTACTACTCGGTGATCTACCAGGCCATCGAGGAGATCGAGGCGGCCCTGAAGGGTCTCCTCAAGCCGGAGTACGAAGAGGTCGAGCTCGGTACGGCGGAGGTCCGCGAGATCTTCCGCTCGTCCAAGCTGGGCAACATCGCCGGTGTCCTCATCCGGTCCGGCGAGGTCAAGCGCAACACCAAGGCGCGTCTCATCCGCGATGGCAAGGTCATCGCCGAGAACCTCACCATCTCCGGTCTGCGCCGCTTCAAGGACGACGTCACCGAGATCCGCGAAGGCTTCGAGGGCGGTATCAACCTCGGTTCCTTCAACGACATCAAGATCGACGACGTCATCGCGACGTACGAGATGCGCGAGAAGCCCCGCGCGTAAGCACGAGGCGGTTCGCACCGTGTCGTAACTCGTAACACCGGGGCCGGTCGGCGGAATATCCGTCGATCGGCCCCGGCCGTTGCGTGTACGGTTCTGGTGACCCGGCCGCGCGAGCGCCGGGTGTTCCTTCCGGGCGACGGCCCGGCAGGCCACCGAACCCGCACCGGCGGGATATCCGGAACTGCATGTACGTGGGGACTCTGTCCTTCGACCTGCTCCTCGGCGACGTCCACTCGCTGAAGGAGAAACGCTCCGTCGTCCGGCCCATCGTCGCCGAGCTCCAACGAAAGTTCCCCGTGAGCGCGGCTGAAGTGGGCGACCAGGACCTGCACCGCAGGGCCCGTATAGGGGTCGCTCTGGTGAGCGGGGACGCGGGGTTCCTCTCGGATGTACTGGACCGCTGCGAGCGGCTGGTCGCGGCGCGTCCGGAAGTGGAGCTGCTGTCCGTACGACGGCGCTTCCACGGTGATGAAGACTGATAGCAAGACATAAGAAGGAGACGGACCAGTGGCCGACAATGCGCGGGCGAAGAAGCTGGCGGACCTCATCCGGGAGGTGGTGGCGGAGAAGCTGCAGCGTGGTGTCAAGGACCCCCGCCTCGGTACGCACGTGACCATCACGGACACCCGGGTCACCGGCGACCTGCGGGAGGCCACGGTCTTCTACACGGTCTACGGGGACGATGAGGACCGTGCCAGCGCGGCAGCGGGCCTGGAGAGCGCGAAGGGCGTCCTGCGCTCCGCGGTCGGCCGGGCGGCGGGCACCAAGTTCACGCCCACCCTGACCTTCGTCGCGGACGCCCTCCCGGAGAACGCGAAGACCATCGAGGACCTCCTCGAAAAGGCGCGTACCTCCGACGCCCAGGTGCGCGAGGTGTCCTCCGGCGCCCAGTACGCCGGTGATGCCGACCCGTACAAGAAGCCGGGCGAGGACGACGACGAGGACGCAGCCGCGGAATGAGCACCAACGCAGGGAAGACGCCTGGGGGCACCTCCCGGCCGGAGGCTGGGGGAGGCCTTGTCATCGTCGACAAGCCGTCCGGCTTCACTTCGCACGACGTGGTCGCCAAGATGCGCGGGATCGCCAAGACCCGCCGCGTCGGCCACGCCGGCACGCTCGACCCGATGGCGACGGGCGTGCTGGTCCTGGGCGTCGAGAAGGCCACCAAGCTCCTCGGCCACCTCGCGCTCACGGAGAAGGAGTACCTCGGCACGATCCGACTGGGCCAGAACACCCTGACGGACGACGCCGAAGGCGAGATCACCTCCTCCACGGACGCCACCGGGGTCACCCGGGACGCCGTGGACGCGGGAGTCGCCAAGCTGTCCGGCGAGATCATGCAGGTCCCGTCCAAGGTCAGCGCCATCAAGATCAAGGGCGTGCGCTCCTACAAGCGCGCACGGGACGGCGAGGACTTCGAGATCCCGGCCCGGCCGGTGACCGTCTCCTCCTTCCAGGTGTACGACATGCGGGAGGCGGAGGCCGAGGACGGCACCAAGGTCGTCGACCTCGTCGTCTCCGTCGTCTGCTCCAGCGGTACGTACATCCGCGCCCTCGCCCGCGACCTGGGCGCCGACCTCGGCGTCGGCGGGCACCTGACCGCGCTGCGGCGCACCCGGGTGGGCCCGTACAAGCTCGACCGGGCGCGGACCCTGGACCAGCTCCAGGAGGAGCTGACCGTCATGCCCATCGGCGAGGCGGCCGCCGCGGCCTTCCCGCGCTGGGACCTGGACGCCCGGCGGGCCTCGCTGCTCGCCAACGGCGTGCGGATCGACATGCCGGAGGAGTACGAGGCCGGGCGCACGGTCGCGGTCTTCGGGCCGCAGGGGCAGCTCCTCGGGCTCGTCGAGAGCAAGAACGGGAAGGCGAAGTCCCTCGCGGTCTTCGTCTGATCGTTGACGTGGAGCGGTGAGCGCACATGGACTGCTGCTCACCGCTCCACGACCCCCCTCGGGTAGGTCTCTATCCACCCGGACGCCCGTATTCACCCGTCCGAGCAGGCGCTCGGAGTGAAGGGAGGGAGCGTAAGGGGGCGCGTTCGCCACGCGTGCTTTCCGTGCTGATCTTCACCTGCCTACCGTCGTGAACACGGGGAGTTGCGGGGGAGTGGTGCGGCCATGGCGGAGCTCGTCAAGATCTGCGATCCCACCGGGCGGGTGCGCGGCAGCGGATTCGTCGCCGACGACCGCGGCACGGTGGTCACCAGCCACGAGGCCGTCGACGGACTGACCCGGGTGCTCCTGAACGGCCCCGGGCGGACCTGGCTGGCGGAAGCGGCGGACGTGACCGCGCTGCCGGGGCTGGCGCTGGCGCTCGTACGGAGCGACGGACTCGGCATGCGGCCGCTGCCGGTCGCGATGCGCGAGGCGATCGATCCGGGGACCTACGTACGGCTGCCCGCGCGGGGCTGGCGCCAGGCGCGGGTACTGGGGGGCGCGCAGGTCACGTACCCGGCGGTGGAGCTGGCGATCGGCACGGACGGCCGGGACGCCCTGCTGCTGGGCGGGGAGGCCTGCGGGGGCCCGGTCCTCGATGCCCGGACCGGAGCGGTGCTCGCGGTCCTGGGCACCGCTCTGCAGGCGGAACACCGCTCGGCGCCCTTCGCGGTGGCCCTGCGCACCGCCGCCGCTGCCGACCCGGGCGGCCCCCTGGCCGCCCTGCTGGAGCGCAACGCCGCCACCGTGCCGGGCCACGGCCCCGACCTGAACCTCGCCGGGGCACTGGAACTCACCGTGACCACGCTGGGCACGGCCTTCCCCACTGACGCCTCCGAGCCGGTGGAACGGCCGGGTACCACTGCCGAACTGGCGGCCTTCACGGACGGCGACCGCCCGGTCCTGGGCCTGGTCGGAGAACCCGGCACGGGCCGCACCACCACACTCGCGGCCCTGGCCGTACGCCGAGCCCACGGCCCCCGCCCCGCCCCCACCCTCTGGCTCCGCGGCGCGGACCTGCACGCCGACGACACCTCCCTGTCCGACGCGGTGACGCGCGCGCTGACGAAGGCGGCCCGGATCGTAGAGGCACCCGGCCCGCGCACCGCTCCCGACCGGGACGGGTGTGTGCCGGGGCGCTCCCCGCAGGGCGTCGAACGCCATGCGGCCCGGCCCTCCGACCCCCCCGCCACGTTCGGCGCCCGAGGAGACGCCCCGGCGCGCGCCCGGCCCCGGCGGACCCACCCTGCCGGGGGTGAGCCCCGACCGAGCCGTCCCGGGCCGGTGGCGCAGTCAACCCGTGTCCGGCCCCGGCGGACCCACCCTGCCGGGGGTGAGCCCCGACCGAGCCGTCCCGGGCCGGTGGCGCAGTCAACCCGTGTCCGGCCCCGGCGGACCCACCCTGCCGGGGGTGAGCCCCGACCGAGCCGTCCCGGGCCGGTGGCGCAGTCAACCCGTGTCCGGCCCCGGCGGACCCACCCTGCCGGGGGTGAGCCCCGACCGAGCCGTCCCGGGCCGGTGGCGCAGTCAACCCGTGTCCGGCCCCGGCGGACCCACCCCGCCGGGGGTGAGCCCCGACCGAGCCGTCCCGGGCCAGTGGCGCAGTCAACCCGTGTCCGGCCCCGGCGGACCCACCCCGCCGGGGGTGAGCCCCGACCGAGCCGTCCCGGGCCAGTGGCGCAGCCAACCCGTGTCCGGCCCCGGCGGACCCACCCCGCCGGGGGTGAGCCCCGACCGAGCCGTCCCGGGCCAGTGGCGCAGCCAACCCGCGTCCGGCTCCACCCGAACCGCCCCGCCGGGGACGAGCCTCGATGCCCCGCGCCAGCGGGAGCCCCGGCACCCGTCCGCCCCCGCCGGGGAAACCGCTGCCCCGGCCGGAGCCCCCGGCATCGCGGAGCATCTCGCGCACGTGGTCGCCCGCGCCGGCCGGCCCCTGCTCGTGGTGCTCGACGCCCCCGAGGAGATGCCGCGGGAGCTCGCCCACCGGCTGGGGCCCTGGACCGAGGCCACCGCAGGGTGGCTGCGCGGGACCGGGGCCCGGCTGGTCGTCGCCGCCCGGCCCGAGTACTGGGAGCGGGCCGGCGCCCTCTACCCGCCCGGGGCACTGCACACCCCGGCCCGCCCGGCGGCTGCCGCCCGCGCTCCCGCTCGGCGACCTCACCGCCGCGGAGGCCGAGACCGTCCGGGCCCGTCTCGGCATCCCCGCCGACGCCGTCCGCGCGGCCGACGCCCGCCACCCGCTCACCCTGAGCCTGCTGGCCGGGATCCGCGCGGCCGAGGTGACCGTCGGCCGCCCCGGCCGTGACGAGGTCTTCGCCGCACACCTGGACCTGCTGTGCCTGCGCACCGCCGTCCGCGTCGCCGCGGCCTGCGCCGACGCCGGCGGAGCCGGCGTGCACGGCCCCGGGGTCCGGCGGCTCGCGGCGCGCGTGGCCGGCAGCGTGCACGAGGCCGCGCGCCGCTGCCTGGGGCCCGGACAGGGGCAGCTGGACCGGGCCTCCTTCGAGGAGCTTTTCCCCTGGCGCACCGGCTGGGCCTCCGCCGTGCTCACCGAGGGTCTGCTGGTGCCCGCCGGGACCGGCTACTGCTTCGCCCACGAGGAGCTGTCCGACTGGATCCAGGCCGTCCACCTCGACGTCCCGACGACCCTCGCCTTCCTCGTACACGGCCCCGCCGGGCCGGGGCTGCCCGTGCCCCGGCACCGGATCGGCCCCGTTCTGGAGGCCTTGCGCAGGCTGCCCGCGGAGCACCTGCGCGGCCAGCTCACCGCCTTGGTCCACCGCCTCGACCACTTCGCCGAGGAGCCGGCGCAGGCCGGCCCGGACCGCGCCTGGTGGGCCGCCCGGCTGCTGCGCGAGAGCCTGCTCCGGGCTCCCGACGCGTACCCCCACCTGCCCGTCCTGCACGCCCTCGCCGAGCACGTGGCCCGCGCGGGCCCGGGGGAGTTCGGCGGCTGGTTCTGGAACCGGCTCCGGCTGCCCGAGCCCGACCGCCTCGACCTGCTGCGCCGCCTGCTGCCCGCCGACCCCGCCGAGGCGGTCCCCGGCGACCGCTATCTCGATGCCGCGGCCCGCCGCCTGGTCCGGGACCCGCAGCGCGCGCAGCCGCTGCTCTGTGCCTGGTTCGCCGACGGCCGCCGACTGCGCGGCCGCCCCGGGGCCACCGTCGCCACTGCCGCACAGGCCCTGCTGCACACCCACCGCCGGCTCGCCGTGGACGACCTCGCCGAGGCGCTCGTCACCGCCGCGCACCCCCGCGCCGACGAACTGCTGGCCGTACTCGCCGAGGAGGAGCCGTCCGCGATGTGCCGGGCCGTGGACCGCTGGGCGCACGACGAACGGCCCGGGCGGCGGGTCGCGGCCGCCGCCTACGGGCTCGCCACCGCCCCGCACGTGCGCACCCCCGCCGACCGCGAGCTGCTGCGCCACGCCGCCCAGGCGCTGCTCGCCCGGCCCGCGGACGCGACCCTGCACGGCAGCGCCCTGGCCGTGCTGCTGCGCGACCCGCAGGTGCGCGGCCGCTACCTGCCCGAGGCCCTCGCCTGCTTCCGCGCCCCCGAGCCCGGCTCCCGGCTGCCCGCGGCGGCGCTGGTCGCGGCCCTGCCCGTACTGCCCGACCCCGACGCCGTGTTCGCCGCCCTGCGGGCCCGGGCCGACGGGGAGGTGGTGCGCGCCCTGGCCGCGCTGACCACCCCGGGGCTGGCCCGCCGCGCGGGTGACCTCGTACGGGAGCACCTCGCGCGCAAGCCCGGGGACGCACCGCACGCGGCCGTCTTCGTGGAACGGCGGCTCGAACAGGGCCCGGCCGCCGCCCCCGTGCTGCGCCCGCTGGTCCTGGACCTGCTGCGCAACGCCCCGGCGGGGGTCAGGGCGGAGCTGGCCGCCGTACTGGCCGCGCCGGGCGGGGAGTGCTCGTACCCGCTGCGCGGCGAGCTGGCCGGCGTACTGCTGCGCGAGGTGGCCGATCCGCAGGTCCTCGGCGCGTTCCTCGGGGGCCTGGCGGCCGGGACCTCCGGGCGCCCGGAGGCCCGTACGCGGGAACTGCTGCGTCGCACCGGGCGGCAGTTGCTGAGGGCTCCCGGCGGGCCGGCGGTCTTCGAGCGGCGGACGGTGGAGCTGGCCCGGGCCGAACCGGCCTTCGGGGCGCTCGTCGCCCGCTGGCTGGCGGAGGCGCGCGCGGAGGCCGCGGCCCTGCTGGGGCCGAGCGCGCGGCGGACGGTGGAGACACTCGGCAGGACGGCGCCGGACGTGACGTGAAGCGATATCCCGCGGCAGTGGTCCGACCCAGACACCGATGCGGGGCAGCGGCCACCGGCATGGCAGTCTTAGACCTGCAATCGGCAATCAGTTCAAGGACCAACCGGGTTCGGGCGAGGAGCGGTCACAGTGCAGCGCTGGCGTGGCTTGGAGGACATCCCCCAGGACTGGGGACGCAGCGTCGTCACCATCGGCTCCTACGACGGCGTGCACCGGGGACATCAGCTGATCATCGGACGGGCCGTGTCCAGGGCGCGCGCGCTCGACGTCCCGTCCGTCGTGGTCACCTTCGACCCGCACCCGAGCGAGGTCGTCCGCCCCGGCAGCCACCCGCCGATCCTGGCCCCCTACGACCGGCGTGCCGAGCTGATGGCCGGGCTGGGTGTGGACGCGCTGCTGATCCTGCCGTTCACGGCGGAGTTCTCGCAGCTGTCCCCGGCCGACTTCATCGTGAAGGTGCTCGTCGACAAGCTGCACGCGCGGGCCGTCATCGAGGGCCCGAACTTCCGCTTCGGCCACCGGGCCGCCGGGAACGTCGACTTCCTGCGCGAGCTGGGCTCCACGTACGACTACGAGGTCGAGGTCGTGGACCTGGTCGAGCGGGGCGAGGCGGGCGGTGGAGTGCCGTTCTCCTCGACGCTGGCGCGCCGGCTCGTCGCCGAGGGCGACATGGACGGCGCGGCCGAGGTCCTGGGACGCCCGCACCGGGTCGAGGGCGTGGTGGTGCGCGGTGCGCAGCGCGGGCGCGAACTCGGCTACCCGACGGCGAACGTCGAGACGGCGCCGCACACAGCGATCCCGGCGGACGGGGTCTACGCGGGCTGGCTGACGGCGGACGGCGAGCGGATGCCGGCGGCGATCTCGGTGGGGACGAACGTGCAGTTCGACGCCACCGAGCGGACCGTGGAGGCGTACGCGATCGACCGGGTCGGGCTGGACCTGTACGGGAAGCACGTGGCCGTCGACTTCCTCGCGTACGTGCGGGGGATGGCGAGGTTCGAGTCGCTGGACGGGCTGCTGGAGGCGATCGCGGACGATGTGAAGCGGGCGCGGGTGCTCACGGACACGTACGACCTGCATCGCTGACGGACGAACGGGCGAGGGCCCGTACCGCGCCGGAACCGGATCCTCCTCGATCCGGTCCGGGCGCGGTACGGGCCCTTCCTGTTGTGCCGGTCAGCCGAGGCGCGGGTCGCGCGGGGGCTGCTGGGGCTGCGGCTGCTGTTGCGGGGCCGGGGGCTGCTGCCAGGGCTGGCCGGGCTGCGGGTAGGGCTGGCCGTAGGGCTGCGGCTGCTGCGGCGCCTGAGGTGGCTGCTGGTACGGGGGCTGGCCCTGGGGCTGGCCGTACGGCTGCGGCTGTTGGGGCTGCGGCTGTTGGGGGTGGGGCTGGTGGGACTGCTGGGGCTGTTGCGGCGCTCCCCAGTGGCCCTGCGGGGCCTGCTGCTGGGCCCGCAGGAAGTCTTCCGCCACGAGCGCGGAGAGGTTGAAGTACGCCTCGCGCGTCTTGGGCCGCATCATGTCGAGATCGACCTCGGCGCCGGCCGCGAGGTGTTCGTCGAACGGCACCACGACGACACCGCGGCAGCGGGTCTCGAAGTGCTGCACGATGTCCTCGATCTTGATCATCTTGCTCGTCTCGCGGACCCCCGAGATGACGGTGAGGGAGCGGGAGACGAGGTCGGCGTACCCGTGCGCGGAGAGCCAGTCGAGGGTGGTGCTGGCGCTGCTGGCGCCGTCCACGGACGGGGTCGAGATGATGATCAGCTGATCGGCCAGATCCAGGACTCCGCGCATGGCGGAGTAGAGGAGGCCGGTGCCCGAGTCGGTGAGGATGATCGGGTACTGGCGGCCCAGCGTCTCTATGACGCGGCGGTAGTCCTCGTCGTTGAAGGTCGTGGAGACGGCCGGGTCCACGTCGTTGGCGATGATCTCCAGACCGGAGGGCGCCTGCGAGGTGAACCGGCGGATGTCCATGTACGAGTTCAGGTACGGGATCGCCTGGACCAGGTCGCGGATGGTGGCACCGGTCTCGCGGCGCACGCGGCGGCCGAGGGTACCGGCGTCGGGGTTCGCGTCGATGGCCAGGATCTTGTCCTGGCGCTCAGTGGCGAGGGTGGCGCCGAGCGCGGTGGTGGTCGTGGTCTTGCCGACGCCGCCCTTGAGGCTGATGACGGCGATGCGGTAGCAGGACATGACCGGGGTGCGGATCAGCTCCAGCTTGCGCTGGCGCTCCGCCTCGGCCGCCTTGCCGCCGAAGCGGAAGCGGCCGCCGACGCCGTTGTTGTTGTTCTTGGGCTTCTGCTTGTTGCGCAGCAGGCGGTCGGAGGACAGCTCGACCGCGGCGGTGTAGCCGAGCGGCGCCCCGCCGCCGGTCGGGCCGGCGGAGTAGCGCGGGTCGTGCGGCTGGGGCTGCGGCGGCTGTTGCTGCTGCCCCGGTCCCACGGGCCACTGCCCGGCGGAGCGGGGGTCGTACGACTGCGGCTGCGGCTGCTGAAGCTGCTGCTGTGGGGCGGGTGCCGGCGGCGGGAACGGATAGGCATCCTGCGTCGCGAACGCGGGCGGCAGCGAAGGCAGTTCACCACCGGGTCCCCCGAACGGGGTCTCCCCGCCGGCCTGCGCCTGCGCCTGCTCGGCGGGAGGCAGCACGGACACCCCGTCGGCGGGGGTGTCCTGCGGACCGGCCCAGCCGCCGGAGGAAGCCTGCACTGCGGGGACCGCGTCGGCGACGGGCTCGTCGGCGACCGGAGCCGGGGGCTCGACCCGGGCCGGCTCCAGGGCGGGAGCGGTGAACGGCGCCGGGGCGTCGAGCGCGGGCCGAGCGTCCTCGACCGGGGCCGGGTAAGCCGGGAGGGCGTCCGCCGGAGCCGGAGCCTCGATCGCTGCCGGGCCCGGGGCGTAAGGCGCGTAGGACGGAGCCGGTTCGTCGGGAGCGCCGAACGGCGCGACGGGGGCCGGGGCGTCGGGAGCGGGCAGCCCGTTCTCCACCGGCGCCGAGTACGAGGGCGCCGGGGCCGGATACGCCGGGGCGGCGTCGGCCGGAGCCGCAACAGGCGCCTCGAGCGAGGCCGCGGCCGGGTAGGCAGCGGGGAGGGCGTCCGCCGGAACCGGAGCCTCGACAGGGGCCGGGTCCAGGGCAGGAGCCGTGTACGGCGGAAACGGAGCAGGCGCCTCGACCGGGGCCGGGGCCGGATACGCGGGGATGTCGTAGGCCCGAGCTGGAGCCGGAGCCGGAGCATCGAGCGGCGCCGGCGCCGGGTTCGGCGGGGCGACGTCGGCCGGAGCCGGAGCGGGTGCCTCGAGCGGCGTCGGGGCCGGGAGCGGCGACTCGGCCGGTGTGGGCGCCGGGAACGGGACGGGCAGGCCCGCGCCGTCGGACGGGGTCCGCTGGGCCGGCGGAGCCATCCGCATCGTCGAGGGCGGCTCCACGTCCGTCGGGCGGTGCGGTTCGAAGCCGCTGCCCCCGGGGAGCCCCGGAACCTGCGCGGCCGGGGCCGCGCCCTGCGTGTACCAGGCCGGCGGGGTGTAGTCGATGGTGAACTCGCCCGTCAGCTCGGGCTCCGCGTCGGACTGATCGTCCGTCGGGACGTCCCACGTCCCGCCGCGCCTCTCGTTCCGATCGCCGCTCACTGGTCCTCCTGGTCTGTTGAACACCGGTCCGGCGTCCACCTCGCCGCGCCCGGACCCAGCCTAATCGCGCCCCGACATCACTGTCCGCCCCCCTCAGGGGCCCGTGGTCAGTCGATGCGCCGGGCTCCGCCCAGCAGGCCCGTCTCGGCTTCCGTCCCCTGGGTCATCACGAACTGCCGGTCCCGTGGCGTGCACCACAGCGTCACTCCGTCACCCAGCGTCGGCAGGGAAGCCACCGCCTGCCGGGGCAGCTGCATCAGGCGGCCGATCTGCTCCGCCTCGTCCGGGGACACCCGCTGCACGCCCACCAGCGACGCCTGCTGCAGCAACCGCGGCGCCGTCGGGCTCAGATACGGCAGCAGGGTCAGCACCGACTGCCACGGCCCGGCCACCACGCGCCCGCGCGGCGGCCGCATCCCGCAGTCGCGGACCACCAGCACCGGGCTGCCCGCCGAGGCACCCTGCGGCGGGACCCGGCCCACCTCGTGCAGGGTCACGC
Above is a genomic segment from Streptomyces sp. NBC_01233 containing:
- the infB gene encoding translation initiation factor IF-2, translating into MAKVRVYELAKEFGVESKVVMAKLQELGEFVRSASSTIEAPVVRKLTDALQGPGGNAGKSAAKPGAPRKAAPARPGAPTPGAVARPAAPKPGAPAPKPVVAEAPAAAAPAPVTPAASGPRPGPKAPAAPKPAPAAPVATEFSAPPAAPAAPARTERPAAAAPGPRPAQQRPAQGQGGQAGARPGAPRPAGATPGGQAPRPQGAQAPRPQGARPAGPRPGNNPFTSGGSTGMARPQAPRPAGAPRPGAPGAGGGQGAPRPQGGPGGAPRPQGPGGARPTPGGMPRPQAGAPRPGGAPGGNRPNPGMMPQRPAAGGPGPRPGGGPGGRGPGAGGPRPGGAGRPAGGGFAGRPAGPGSRPGGGGGFGGPRPGGGGFGGGPAGAGGGGRPGFGGRPGGPGARGGTQGAFGRPGGPARRGRKSKRQRRQEYEAMQAPSVGGVMLPRGGGETVRLSRGASLTDFAEKINANPASLVAVMMNLGEMVTATQSVSDETLEMLAGEMNYVVQIVSPEEEDRELLEGFDIEFGEDEGGEEYLMPRPPVVTVMGHVDHGKTRLLDAIRKTNVVAGEAGGITQHIGAYQVSTEVNDEERRITFIDTPGHEAFTAMRARGAKSTDIAILVVAANDGVMPQTIEALNHAKAAGVPIVVAVNKIDVEGADPVKVRGQLTEFGLVAEEYGGDTMFVDISAKQGLHIDSLLEAVVLTADASLDLRANPEQDAQGIAIESHLDRGRGAVATVLVQRGTLRVGDTMVVGDAYGRVRAMLDDKGNNVEEAGPSTPVLVLGLTNVPGAGDNFLVVDEDRTARQIAEKRAARERNANFAKRVRRVSLEDLDSVLKAGLVQELNLIIKGDASGAVEALESSLLQLDVGEEVDIRVLHRGVGAVTESDISLAMGSDAIVIGYNVRAAGRAAQMADREGVDVRYYSVIYQAIEEIEAALKGLLKPEYEEVELGTAEVREIFRSSKLGNIAGVLIRSGEVKRNTKARLIRDGKVIAENLTISGLRRFKDDVTEIREGFEGGINLGSFNDIKIDDVIATYEMREKPRA
- a CDS encoding DUF503 domain-containing protein, with amino-acid sequence MYVGTLSFDLLLGDVHSLKEKRSVVRPIVAELQRKFPVSAAEVGDQDLHRRARIGVALVSGDAGFLSDVLDRCERLVAARPEVELLSVRRRFHGDED
- the rbfA gene encoding 30S ribosome-binding factor RbfA, whose translation is MADNARAKKLADLIREVVAEKLQRGVKDPRLGTHVTITDTRVTGDLREATVFYTVYGDDEDRASAAAGLESAKGVLRSAVGRAAGTKFTPTLTFVADALPENAKTIEDLLEKARTSDAQVREVSSGAQYAGDADPYKKPGEDDDEDAAAE
- the truB gene encoding tRNA pseudouridine(55) synthase TruB, yielding MSTNAGKTPGGTSRPEAGGGLVIVDKPSGFTSHDVVAKMRGIAKTRRVGHAGTLDPMATGVLVLGVEKATKLLGHLALTEKEYLGTIRLGQNTLTDDAEGEITSSTDATGVTRDAVDAGVAKLSGEIMQVPSKVSAIKIKGVRSYKRARDGEDFEIPARPVTVSSFQVYDMREAEAEDGTKVVDLVVSVVCSSGTYIRALARDLGADLGVGGHLTALRRTRVGPYKLDRARTLDQLQEELTVMPIGEAAAAAFPRWDLDARRASLLANGVRIDMPEEYEAGRTVAVFGPQGQLLGLVESKNGKAKSLAVFV
- a CDS encoding bifunctional riboflavin kinase/FAD synthetase, coding for MQRWRGLEDIPQDWGRSVVTIGSYDGVHRGHQLIIGRAVSRARALDVPSVVVTFDPHPSEVVRPGSHPPILAPYDRRAELMAGLGVDALLILPFTAEFSQLSPADFIVKVLVDKLHARAVIEGPNFRFGHRAAGNVDFLRELGSTYDYEVEVVDLVERGEAGGGVPFSSTLARRLVAEGDMDGAAEVLGRPHRVEGVVVRGAQRGRELGYPTANVETAPHTAIPADGVYAGWLTADGERMPAAISVGTNVQFDATERTVEAYAIDRVGLDLYGKHVAVDFLAYVRGMARFESLDGLLEAIADDVKRARVLTDTYDLHR
- a CDS encoding SCO5717 family growth-regulating ATPase, with the translated sequence MSGDRNERRGGTWDVPTDDQSDAEPELTGEFTIDYTPPAWYTQGAAPAAQVPGLPGGSGFEPHRPTDVEPPSTMRMAPPAQRTPSDGAGLPVPFPAPTPAESPLPAPTPLEAPAPAPADVAPPNPAPAPLDAPAPAPARAYDIPAYPAPAPVEAPAPFPPYTAPALDPAPVEAPVPADALPAAYPAAASLEAPVAAPADAAPAYPAPAPSYSAPVENGLPAPDAPAPVAPFGAPDEPAPSYAPYAPGPAAIEAPAPADALPAYPAPVEDARPALDAPAPFTAPALEPARVEPPAPVADEPVADAVPAVQASSGGWAGPQDTPADGVSVLPPAEQAQAQAGGETPFGGPGGELPSLPPAFATQDAYPFPPPAPAPQQQLQQPQPQSYDPRSAGQWPVGPGQQQQPPQPQPHDPRYSAGPTGGGAPLGYTAAVELSSDRLLRNKQKPKNNNNGVGGRFRFGGKAAEAERQRKLELIRTPVMSCYRIAVISLKGGVGKTTTTTALGATLATERQDKILAIDANPDAGTLGRRVRRETGATIRDLVQAIPYLNSYMDIRRFTSQAPSGLEIIANDVDPAVSTTFNDEDYRRVIETLGRQYPIILTDSGTGLLYSAMRGVLDLADQLIIISTPSVDGASSASTTLDWLSAHGYADLVSRSLTVISGVRETSKMIKIEDIVQHFETRCRGVVVVPFDEHLAAGAEVDLDMMRPKTREAYFNLSALVAEDFLRAQQQAPQGHWGAPQQPQQSHQPHPQQPQPQQPQPYGQPQGQPPYQQPPQAPQQPQPYGQPYPQPGQPWQQPPAPQQQPQPQQPPRDPRLG